In Candidatus Edwardsbacteria bacterium, the following are encoded in one genomic region:
- a CDS encoding GNAT family N-acetyltransferase gives MTDGLTLRSPRPDEMEYIQKLWADPLTMAEVGGPIHLTDEQAEKLYARMISPGSETDRYFLIFNQNDQPVGEISFHRYDPSSGTAEFNIKIEHQHRSKGYAKKAVPLLLRYFFFDFGGKIMCDPVAPDNQPGQKALIKFGFKKDILRQDVCLLKMTKEDFSDIYGNITP, from the coding sequence ATGACCGATGGCCTTACCCTGCGCTCACCCCGGCCAGATGAAATGGAATACATCCAAAAACTCTGGGCCGACCCCTTAACCATGGCCGAGGTGGGCGGGCCCATCCATCTCACCGATGAGCAGGCCGAAAAATTGTACGCCCGGATGATCTCCCCCGGAAGCGAAACAGACAGGTATTTCCTTATATTCAACCAGAACGACCAACCGGTGGGCGAGATCAGCTTTCATAGGTATGACCCCTCCTCCGGCACGGCGGAATTCAACATCAAGATCGAACATCAGCATCGCAGCAAAGGATACGCTAAAAAGGCCGTTCCTTTGCTATTGAGATATTTCTTCTTCGACTTCGGAGGAAAGATCATGTGCGACCCAGTGGCACCCGATAACCAGCCCGGCCAGAAGGCTCTTATTAAGTTTGGTTTCAAAAAAGATATTTTGAGGCAGGATGTTTGTCTTTTGAAAATGACCAAAGAAGATTTTTCAGATATCTACGGAAATATAACACCTTGA